The following proteins come from a genomic window of Melioribacteraceae bacterium 4301-Me:
- a CDS encoding DUF5989 family protein produces MSKLSIVSELWAFLKVRKKWWLLPIIIFLVLLGGLIILTQGSALAPFIYAIF; encoded by the coding sequence ATGAGCAAACTTTCTATAGTATCTGAACTCTGGGCTTTTTTAAAAGTTCGCAAAAAGTGGTGGCTGTTACCAATTATCATTTTCCTAGTACTTTTGGGCGGGTTAATAATTTTAACACAGGGCTCAGCGCTTGCGCCTTTTATTTATGCGATATTTTAA
- a CDS encoding glycoside hydrolase family 13 protein: MKSYRLLVILLLVPLIFINAQNGTNNISKVPTWAKKAIWYQIFPERFCNGDTTNDPKPKDMEGGWPYFIPEGWHISPWKSDWYQMQPWEKNNGHDFYWNAGLRRYGGDLQGVMNRLDYLQKLGITAIYFNPLFESPSLHKYDASMYRHIDNNFGPNPKKDEEIWSKENPDDPSTWQWTTADKLFLKLIQECHKRGIKIIIDGVFNHVGTQFWAFKDVVKNQQKSKYKDWFVIEKWDNPSTPQNEFEYHGWMGVKDLPEFREDENGIVHGPRELIHEIVKRWMDPNGDGDPSDGIDGWRLDVAEQVNHNFWKEFRKWVKGINPEAYITGEIWWEDWQHNKMMNAAPWLQGDEFDAVMNYRFTRAVKKFVSDQKTQISPQEFVDSIKTLMTQYPVENFYVMMNLMGSHDTERLGTMLMNPDIWYDHLGNLNQNPKINVGKPDETAIKKQKLIAGIQFTMPGAPHIYYGDEAGMWGADDPDDRKPMVWYDSTYDDEVLLPNGKFRSADKVKFDQKLFDWYQKLISIRKENECLSLGDIKFYVIDNDKSILGYSRNYKGKSAFILINNNPEENTIKLKAGEYIPSKSLLRDLITNKEYKAKNGNFLISLKRYEILILM, translated from the coding sequence ATGAAGTCTTATCGTTTATTAGTAATCCTACTACTTGTTCCTCTCATTTTTATCAATGCTCAAAACGGAACAAATAATATTTCAAAAGTTCCTACATGGGCTAAAAAAGCAATTTGGTATCAAATTTTCCCTGAAAGATTTTGCAATGGCGATACAACAAACGACCCAAAGCCGAAAGATATGGAAGGCGGCTGGCCCTACTTCATTCCAGAAGGATGGCATATTTCTCCTTGGAAATCTGACTGGTATCAAATGCAGCCGTGGGAAAAAAATAATGGCCATGATTTTTATTGGAATGCTGGATTAAGAAGATACGGCGGCGACCTGCAAGGGGTGATGAACAGATTAGATTACCTCCAAAAGCTTGGCATTACTGCAATTTATTTTAATCCATTATTCGAATCACCTTCGCTTCACAAATACGATGCTTCAATGTACAGACATATAGATAATAACTTTGGACCAAATCCCAAAAAAGATGAGGAAATTTGGTCAAAAGAAAATCCTGATGACCCATCAACATGGCAATGGACAACAGCTGATAAATTATTTCTGAAATTAATCCAAGAATGTCACAAGAGAGGAATAAAAATAATTATTGATGGTGTGTTTAATCATGTGGGCACTCAATTTTGGGCTTTTAAAGATGTTGTAAAAAATCAACAAAAATCTAAATACAAAGATTGGTTTGTTATCGAAAAATGGGATAACCCTTCAACCCCACAAAATGAATTTGAATATCATGGTTGGATGGGCGTTAAAGATTTACCAGAATTTAGAGAAGATGAAAATGGAATCGTTCACGGTCCAAGAGAATTAATTCACGAAATAGTAAAAAGATGGATGGACCCAAATGGCGATGGCGATCCATCAGATGGAATTGATGGGTGGCGGCTTGATGTTGCTGAGCAGGTCAATCATAATTTCTGGAAAGAATTTAGAAAATGGGTAAAAGGTATTAATCCCGAAGCATATATCACAGGAGAAATCTGGTGGGAGGATTGGCAGCATAATAAAATGATGAACGCCGCACCTTGGCTTCAAGGAGATGAGTTTGATGCAGTTATGAATTATCGATTTACTCGTGCTGTAAAAAAATTTGTGTCCGACCAAAAAACACAAATCTCCCCACAAGAATTTGTAGACAGCATCAAAACTCTAATGACTCAGTATCCAGTTGAAAACTTCTATGTTATGATGAATTTAATGGGGAGTCATGATACAGAAAGACTTGGCACAATGCTAATGAATCCTGATATTTGGTATGATCATCTTGGTAATTTAAATCAAAACCCTAAAATTAATGTTGGGAAGCCTGATGAGACCGCAATTAAAAAACAAAAGCTGATTGCAGGTATCCAATTTACTATGCCGGGTGCACCTCATATTTATTATGGTGATGAAGCCGGAATGTGGGGAGCAGATGACCCAGATGATCGCAAACCAATGGTTTGGTACGATTCAACTTATGATGATGAAGTTTTATTACCAAATGGCAAATTTAGGTCGGCCGACAAAGTAAAATTCGACCAAAAACTTTTTGACTGGTATCAAAAACTAATTTCGATTAGAAAAGAAAATGAGTGTCTTTCACTCGGTGATATAAAATTTTATGTTATTGACAACGATAAAAGTATACTTGGATATTCAAGAAACTATAAAGGGAAAAGTGCTTTTATATTAATTAACAATAATCCCGAAGAGAATACAATTAAGTTAAAAGCGGGTGAGTACATCCCTTCAAAAAGTTTGCTGAGGGACCTAATAACGAATAAAGAATATAAGGCAAAAAATGGAAACTTTTTGATTTCACTAAAGCGGTACGAAATTTTGATATTAATGTAA
- a CDS encoding carbamoyltransferase: MNILGISAFYHDSAAALIKDGEIIAAAQEERFSRKKHDHRFPLNAIKFCMDFAKLKVEDIDYVAFYDKPFLKFERILETYLMYAPIGIKSFIKSMPLWIKEKLWIKELIKKELGYKKMVLFPEHHESHAASAFFASPFQEAVFITVDGVGEWTTASYGIGEANQIKILADIKFPHSLGLLYSAFTYYTGFKVNSGEYKVMGLAPYGEPKYVDKILNELIDLKDDGSFKMNMKYFNYCAGLTMTNDKFHRLFGGPPRKPETKLTQKEMDIARSVQEVTEEVMLRMARHVKRETGMKNLCLAGGVALNCVANGKIWKENIFDNIWIQPAAGDAGGAVGAALFTWYQYLNNSRIADSSTDFQKGSFLGPHYDDAYIEKFLTANKIPYLKVSDDKELVTKTAELIAEEKVIGWFQGRMEFGPRALGARSIIGDARSPKMQSVMNLKIKFRESFRPFAPSVLEEKVSEYFEIDYPSPYMLLVANVKKERRKEMSKKEKELWGIDKLNVVRSDIPAVTHVDYSARIQTVNKNINPLYYQLISEFEKLSGCAVIVNTSFNVRGEPIVNTPEEAYKCFMRTNMDYLIMGHYILNKQEQELLDKDIDWKKEFELD; this comes from the coding sequence ATGAATATCCTCGGCATATCAGCATTTTACCACGATAGCGCTGCAGCTTTAATAAAAGATGGAGAAATTATTGCTGCAGCTCAAGAAGAAAGATTCAGCCGAAAAAAACACGACCATCGTTTCCCTTTAAATGCAATTAAATTTTGTATGGATTTTGCAAAACTAAAAGTTGAAGATATAGATTATGTTGCTTTTTACGACAAGCCTTTTCTGAAGTTTGAAAGAATTCTTGAAACATATTTAATGTACGCACCAATAGGAATAAAATCATTTATCAAATCAATGCCCTTATGGATAAAAGAAAAATTGTGGATTAAAGAACTGATTAAAAAAGAACTAGGCTACAAAAAAATGGTTCTGTTTCCAGAACATCACGAATCTCATGCTGCATCAGCATTTTTTGCATCTCCTTTTCAAGAAGCTGTATTTATAACTGTAGATGGAGTAGGTGAATGGACTACCGCAAGTTACGGCATTGGCGAAGCTAATCAAATCAAAATATTGGCAGATATTAAATTTCCTCATTCGCTCGGCTTGCTTTATTCGGCTTTTACATATTATACTGGTTTTAAGGTTAACTCCGGTGAATATAAAGTTATGGGTTTAGCTCCTTACGGTGAGCCTAAGTATGTTGATAAAATTTTGAATGAGTTAATCGATTTGAAGGATGACGGCTCATTTAAAATGAATATGAAGTATTTTAATTATTGTGCTGGACTAACAATGACGAATGATAAATTTCACAGGTTGTTTGGAGGACCCCCAAGAAAGCCCGAGACAAAATTAACGCAGAAAGAAATGGACATAGCACGTTCAGTTCAAGAAGTAACAGAGGAAGTAATGTTGAGAATGGCAAGACATGTTAAAAGGGAAACTGGAATGAAAAATTTGTGTCTTGCAGGAGGCGTTGCACTTAATTGCGTAGCTAATGGAAAAATTTGGAAAGAAAATATATTTGATAATATTTGGATACAACCTGCTGCAGGTGATGCTGGCGGAGCAGTTGGTGCTGCACTTTTTACTTGGTATCAATATTTGAATAATTCGAGAATTGCAGATTCTTCAACAGATTTTCAAAAAGGTTCTTTTTTGGGCCCGCATTACGATGATGCTTACATCGAAAAGTTTTTAACCGCTAACAAAATTCCATACTTAAAAGTTAGTGACGATAAAGAACTGGTAACTAAAACCGCAGAATTAATTGCTGAAGAAAAAGTAATTGGCTGGTTCCAAGGCAGAATGGAATTTGGACCAAGAGCATTAGGTGCAAGGTCAATTATTGGGGATGCACGTTCGCCTAAAATGCAATCTGTGATGAATTTAAAAATCAAATTTAGAGAAAGCTTTCGCCCGTTTGCTCCATCTGTTCTTGAAGAGAAAGTTTCTGAGTATTTTGAAATCGATTACCCGAGTCCCTATATGCTGCTTGTTGCAAATGTAAAAAAAGAACGACGGAAAGAAATGTCAAAAAAAGAAAAAGAACTGTGGGGAATTGATAAACTTAATGTTGTGCGTTCCGATATTCCAGCAGTAACGCATGTAGATTATTCAGCAAGAATACAAACAGTAAACAAAAACATTAATCCTCTTTACTATCAATTAATTTCAGAATTTGAGAAACTAAGCGGTTGTGCAGTAATTGTTAATACTTCCTTCAACGTGAGAGGTGAACCAATAGTTAATACTCCAGAAGAAGCATATAAATGTTTTATGAGAACTAATATGGATTATTTGATAATGGGGCATTATATTTTGAATAAACAAGAACAAGAACTATTAGATAAAGATATTGATTGGAAAAAAGAATTTGAGCTTGATTAA
- a CDS encoding SxtJ family membrane protein: MEEIKNIKSDKKELRKFGITIGLVFTLIGLFLYFNDKSAFSYFLIGGVLFIIAGIFFSVVLKPLQVVWMILAVIMGFIMTRVILSILFYIVLTPIGFFMKIIGKDLLNEKINRNTHSYWNKREITEYKKEFTERQF, from the coding sequence ATGGAAGAAATAAAAAATATTAAAAGCGATAAAAAAGAATTAAGAAAATTCGGAATTACAATTGGGTTGGTGTTTACTCTAATTGGGTTATTCTTGTATTTTAATGATAAATCTGCTTTTTCATATTTTCTAATTGGCGGTGTGCTGTTTATAATAGCAGGTATTTTCTTTTCTGTTGTATTAAAACCACTTCAAGTGGTTTGGATGATTCTTGCTGTTATAATGGGATTTATTATGACAAGAGTAATTTTGTCAATTTTGTTTTATATTGTTCTTACACCTATTGGCTTTTTTATGAAAATAATCGGCAAAGATTTACTAAATGAAAAAATTAACAGAAACACACATAGTTATTGGAATAAAAGAGAGATAACTGAATACAAAAAAGAGTTTACGGAAAGACAATTTTAA